A genomic region of Pyrus communis chromosome 14, drPyrComm1.1, whole genome shotgun sequence contains the following coding sequences:
- the LOC137714950 gene encoding probable carboxylesterase 18, whose translation MHAYTDRKSKMAQNNPISPNLPCKVRLLISILTTVIDATRRSNGTVNRRLMSLFDFKASPSDKPNNAVKTSDVMVDPSRNLWFRLYVPTTTDPASKLPLVIYFHGGGFVFFSANSKPYNDLCKRLATKLPAVIISVNYRHAPEHRYPSQYEDGMDVLKFIDTTRIEGLDLNNVDITRCFLAGDSAGGNLAHHVVIKTSDHEFCQMRVMGLIAIQPFFGGKERTESETRLAKEGLAITLEQTDWYWKAFLPEGSNRDHAVVNVFGPESSGILGVKFPATIVFMGGFDPLQDWQKMYYQGLKKKGIQAYLIEYPNSFHGFYVFPELKESSFFIKEVKDFIDKLSTC comes from the coding sequence atgcatgcatacacCGACAGAAAGAGCAAGATGGCCCAAAACAACCCCATATCGCCGAACCTTCCATGCAAGGTCCGTCTCTTAATCTCTATCCTGACCACCGTCATCGACGCCACTCGCCGCTCCAATGGCACTGTTAACCGCCGTCTTATGAGCCTATTCGACTTCAAAGCCTCCCCTTCGGACAAACCCAACAACGCGGTCAAAACCTCCGACGTAATGGTGGACCCTTCCCGCAACCTCTGGTTCCGCCTCTACGTCCCCACCACCACCGACCCTGCCTCCAAGCTTCCACTTGTTATCTACTTCCACGGTGGTGGATTCGTGTTCTTTTCTGCCAACTCAAAACCCTACAACGACCTCTGCAAACGTCTCGCCACCAAACTCCCTGCCGTCATCATCTCCGTCAACTACCGCCATGCGCCGGAGCATCGCTATCCTTCCCAATACGAAGACGGCATGGACGTCCTCAAATTCATTGACACAACAAGAATTGAGGGTCTTGATCTCAACAACGTTGATATCACCCGGTGTTTCCTCGCCGGAGACAGCGCCGGCGGCAACCTGGCCCACCACGTGGTAATCAAGACGAGCGACCATGAGTTTTGCCAGATGAGGGTGATGGGACTAATAGCGATACAGCCATTTTTTGGCGGGAAAGAAAGGACCGAATCGGAAACAAGGCTTGCAAAAGAGGGCTTGGCGATCACTTTGGAGCAGACTGACTGGTATTGGAAGGCGTTTCTGCCGGAGGGATCGAATAGGGACCACGCGGTGGTGAACGTGTTTGGGCCAGAGTCAAGCGGTATCTTGGGGGTCAAGTTCCCGGCCACGATTGTTTTCATGGGAGGTTTCGATCCGTTACAAGACTGGCAAAAGATGTACTACCAGGGATTGAAGAAAAAGGGGATACAAGCTTACTTGATCGAGTACCCAAATTCGTTTCATGGATTTTATGTTTTTCCTGAGCTAAAGGAGTCTTCCTTTTTTATTAAGGAGGTGAAGGATTTCATCGACA